TGGTTTACAAATTCAAGCTCAAAGATCAATAAATTTTTGGCTGGTGAATGTGGAAGtatttatgcatttattttgTGCATACAGAGTATGAGTGGTTGTGAAGTCGATAAATTCTGATTCCTAGTCGAGACATAAGTAttgcattatttttttaatttttttattttaattagaatgTTTTCTCGGATCTGAGCTTACTATATTTCTCAATCAAGTACATAATGGTATAAAACTCAAACTATGGTTCAACTTTTAAACAATGTAGGCATGTTGCTTTCTTGTTCCCTCCTTTTTACAGATTTAGGGCCTTTATttctcttctaattttttgCTTCAGATGGACCAACTTATgcaactctttttttttttaaatgttgtcgGTTGATCTGTGCAGGTAATCACAAGAATTAACTATGGCCAAAGTGTCTCTATTAGTGGACTTGCTGGGGCAGTTTCGTTGGCAGGATCAGGTGGAGGGTTGTGGTCAGTTGAAGGTGGTAACTGGCAGATGGCTGCTAGACTAATAAATCATTCAGATAGCACATTACActtggaagaagaaatcaagTCCATCTCTTACCGAGGTGAATATTATGAGGTCATGTCTAACAAGGGAAACAATTATTCATGCGAAGTTACTGTAGTTGCTACTCCTCTAGATGAGGTGAACATTCAGTTTACACCTCCGATTATAATTCCCAAGAGAGAATTGCAACATACTCATACAACATTTGTAAGGGGGCTCTTAAATCCTGtgagtatattttagattttgaatggTTCTATAATTTCCAATTGTTTATCTTCATTCTTTTCAGTCTAACGTGTTGgtgcttttgtttttctttttttgtgcaAGGTATACTTCGGTCTGAAGGCTTCATCAAAACTTCCAAAGTTGGTGGGTACAACGGAAACTGAGAATGTACAATTTTCAAGTATTTCAGTTCTTAAGCAACATGATGAGAATGATATGACTTACAAGATATTCTCACGTAAACCTATGGAAGATACTCTACTGGATAAGATCTTCAGGTAAATCTAAATGCTCCGTCTCTGCCTTTCTTTATTTGAACTTGGGTGGAACACGTTGTTGCTGAAGTATTTTGCTCACCTTATTTTGTATGGATGTGGAATCAATTTTTTACATTTggtattgttattatttttgagAAACTTTATGCACAGTCTGGAGTGATGATAGTCAACTAGTCAAGGGAAAATATCGTTAGTATATGTTTGATCCTGTTGAAATGATAAGTTTGTTCTAGAAAGGAGAAAAACACCGTTTTTGGAATCGAAAATGAACTTGGGGTTAGCTTGGTGGAAGGGAAAGCTGTAGtgaatttgaagtaatttaGTGCTTTTTCCGGAAGCTATAAGGAGGATCTTCTTTAAAAGCAgctagattttaaaattttatggcAGTAGATCCGGAGTATCTAATAAGTCCTTAAACGTTCATTAAATTGACCGGGCATGTTGGGTTTGTCCTTTGCTCCTAGAATTTGTAATAGCATGGCCTCTGAATTCACTAAATTTGCGCTCTCTCAATGTGGATCTTCTTGTTGGACTGAGGATGTTTCTAATTAGCTCTCTTAGTGTCTTGGAGCGTATAAGGTTCCCCCACCCTAAATTGTTAGAATGTAGATAACAAAGGAAGAAAGTTGTAAGTGGAAATAGTGtctataagtttaatttttaaaaacaaaaaaaaaaacgaaatagTTACCAAACAGGACcttgttgatttattttatgtatattttttttgaaacaattaattcattcaattttttgagTGTTACTAATGATTGATTTTTGTAgtcttgaattttcaattatggGTCTAGTagatatatgaatttaaaaaatgcacCTATTAGACAACAATTTGAAAAGTGAAGAACTTGTTAGATACAAAATCTAAAGTTCAGTTATCTATATACGTTTTTGTAAAGGTCAGAGACTCTTTAGTTTTGACATTTATAGTTCTTGGACCAAATAGATACACATTTGAAATGTTTAGAGACAACCCTCAAATTTTAACCTATAAATTTTCAtgccattgtttttttcttcatatttagTTGGTTTTCTCACATTACTTCTTGTTGATTGTTAGCATAAGAAAGGAGACGATTCGGATAGATTGGGCTGCATATCCCCACTTCAAAGCTCCTGAAGTATTCGCACCTTTTATTTTGGATGGTCAGCATTTGTATTATGTGAATGCTTTTGAGAATGGTGCCAGTACCATAGAGACCAGTGCTATTGCTGCTGAGAACATTGCACGACTCGTTCTCTCTAGATTTCTTGCAAAGGTTGGCCACGATTCATTACATTTCAAGCTTGATTCTGGTCTAGATGCTTCGCCTTTGCATATAGATCTTTGAATTCACCATTTCTCTGTTTCAGATTGTAAAATCATGTAACATATGCATCATGTAAATCATCAGGTTTTTGCTGTATGGTGAAGATAAATAAACCCAAACTCAAAGTAGTTCTCTCTTATATCATGTGGAAATTTGAGGTTTGAAagttgttattaattttaagtattatatgaaaatctcaaaaataGGTTCCGACTCCTTGAGATAGagatttttatatgaaaaactttttctatgtagaaaatttgataaatgtcTAAAGTTTGAATAATTTCACTAAcctctctttattttttccgGTGATTTGGAAAAGTAGAgtggttttaaatttaaattgaaaaaatgtgtggttttaaaacaatttaggtaaaatggtttgtttttttgtcatttgattctttttttatttaattttttaaaacatcaattcacctatttttattctctctcCTTCCCTTTTATTGTTAtaggattttattttaatgatttattaatgaaGTGATCAAAAGAGTTTCGGGTAGATCATGTTCACTAAGAATTGACCCGAAATTGGATCTAGTTACATATCTTTGGTTTTGactataaaacaatatttgtaAACTTTTATAGAAGAAATTGTATCAGATCacaaaatcatttagaaaaaatagtttatgacattttttttttttgcatatttgcTATAAGAGGGTtatcaaatgttaaatttgttatttttgtaatttaaaaaatatagtaagataaattctattattataaatttattttactatttttgccAACGTTACATTTTAATGGTTTTGGAAAGGGTTTTTGGGGAATGGTTTTGGAAAATGGTGAGTTCGTTGGAACTCCAAATCTTTATTTGGCATGCATGGGAGATATGTAGGGATAGTTGtgaatgaaccaaaatatttgcatAAATAATGCATCTATTAAgctcttttttttaacaaaaataaaacgcAAGGttgtaatttatatttaggaaagtttacaaaaataataaaaaaaatttatgatattagAGTCAATGTcacttatattttcaaaattgcaaaaataacaaa
This is a stretch of genomic DNA from Cucumis sativus cultivar 9930 chromosome 4, Cucumber_9930_V3, whole genome shotgun sequence. It encodes these proteins:
- the LOC101215055 gene encoding farnesylcysteine lyase, translating into MYMVRWSIVVPLFLCFLAVPPVTSLPPPPTVCIIGSGIGASSVSHFLRQYAPSYNVSTDFNIRMFERHNIVGGRMATVNIAGDTFEAGASILHPKNLHALGFTELLNLTVKKPSSSGSFSLGIWDGHKFVFRTLTSGLTSTVPFVDKIVDLWNQLVMFLRYGFSLLRMEEFVEGAVEKFSKYYEGFESRPVFETVNEMLNWSGLYKLTTRTLYEELIDARLSHLLIQELVTVITRINYGQSVSISGLAGAVSLAGSGGGLWSVEGGNWQMAARLINHSDSTLHLEEEIKSISYRGEYYEVMSNKGNNYSCEVTVVATPLDEVNIQFTPPIIIPKRELQHTHTTFVRGLLNPVYFGLKASSKLPKLVGTTETENVQFSSISVLKQHDENDMTYKIFSRKPMEDTLLDKIFSIRKETIRIDWAAYPHFKAPEVFAPFILDGQHLYYVNAFENGASTIETSAIAAENIARLVLSRFLAKVGHDSLHFKLDSGLDASPLHIDL